Proteins encoded in a region of the Veillonella parvula genome:
- a CDS encoding helix-turn-helix domain-containing protein encodes MNPIVCCQDLQVRQEVHKLGVLILLWRRQLGMTQYQLADKSGLAQSYISDLESGAVDPRWSTIYRVIYGLGEMNIQDFLNGPQTIRNLKIH; translated from the coding sequence ATGAATCCTATCGTATGTTGTCAAGATCTACAAGTTCGACAAGAAGTTCACAAGCTTGGTGTATTGATTTTACTTTGGCGTAGACAATTGGGAATGACTCAATATCAATTGGCAGATAAATCGGGTTTAGCCCAATCTTATATTAGTGACCTTGAAAGTGGTGCTGTAGATCCTCGGTGGTCTACAATTTATAGAGTCATATATGGACTTGGAGAAATGAACATACAAGATTTTTTGAATGGGCCGCAAACAATTAGAAACCTAAAGATTCATTAA
- the pta gene encoding phosphate acetyltransferase — translation MDLIQKLKDQVKPLGKKIVLPEYKDERVLKATEIILKEGFVTPVLVGSPAEIAEAAKAVGVSIEGAEIIDPANYNRYQEMVDTFVELRAKKGMTPEKADATMKGDCLFFGAMLVRLGVVDGMVAGSACPTANVLRAALQVVGTKPGLKTVSSSMFMFTSKKEYGDDGMLVFSDCGVLPNPTSEQLADIAESTVEKARKVVGMVDPRVSMLSFSTKGSASTPEVDKVVEAVNILKERNVDFKFDGELQLDASIVPSVAEKKAPGSNVAGKANILIFPDLQAANIGYKLVQRFSGADALGPLIQGLAKPLHDLSRGCSAQDVVDVAAIAAVESI, via the coding sequence GTGGATTTAATTCAAAAATTAAAAGACCAAGTAAAACCATTAGGTAAAAAAATCGTGTTGCCAGAATACAAAGATGAACGCGTATTGAAAGCAACTGAAATTATTTTGAAAGAAGGTTTCGTAACACCTGTACTCGTTGGTAGCCCTGCTGAAATCGCTGAAGCTGCTAAAGCTGTTGGTGTATCCATTGAAGGTGCTGAAATCATCGATCCTGCTAACTACAATCGTTACCAAGAAATGGTTGATACATTCGTAGAATTGCGCGCTAAAAAAGGTATGACTCCTGAAAAGGCTGATGCAACTATGAAAGGTGATTGCTTGTTCTTCGGTGCTATGCTTGTTCGTCTTGGTGTAGTAGACGGCATGGTTGCTGGCTCTGCTTGCCCAACTGCAAACGTATTGCGCGCTGCATTACAAGTTGTAGGTACTAAACCAGGTCTTAAAACTGTATCTTCTTCCATGTTCATGTTCACAAGCAAAAAAGAATATGGCGACGACGGTATGCTTGTATTCTCCGATTGCGGCGTATTGCCTAACCCAACTAGCGAACAATTGGCTGATATTGCAGAATCCACTGTAGAAAAAGCTCGCAAAGTTGTTGGCATGGTTGATCCTCGCGTATCCATGTTGTCCTTCTCCACAAAAGGTTCTGCTTCCACTCCTGAAGTAGATAAAGTGGTTGAAGCTGTTAACATCTTGAAAGAACGCAATGTTGACTTCAAATTCGACGGCGAATTACAATTGGACGCTTCCATCGTTCCTTCCGTAGCAGAAAAGAAAGCTCCTGGCTCCAATGTAGCTGGTAAAGCTAACATCTTGATCTTCCCTGATCTTCAAGCTGCTAACATCGGTTACAAATTGGTACAACGCTTCTCCGGCGCTGATGCTCTTGGCCCATTGATTCAAGGTTTGGCTAAACCACTTCATGACCTTTCCCGTGGTTGCTCCGCTCAAGACGTTGTAGACGTTGCCGCTATCGCTGCTGTTGAAAGCATCTAA
- a CDS encoding ATP-binding protein, which produces MKLIQRQGYLDFLRRNRERPIIKVVSGIRRCGKSTLFRLFKDELLADNVKPEQIISINFEELEYEHLRDYHALYQYILERIQPNETNYIFLDEIQHVDQFHRVVDSLFVKENTDLYITGSNAYFMSSDIATLLTGRYVEIQMLPLSFSEFYHSKYEGNQYSLIPAYEAYLRESSFPYTQQLGGEDFDIQEYLRGLYNTLLLHDVVARLKINDVTILQDIVRYIMANIGSLLSPNKIANSLVSAGRKIDNKTVERYLQGLQDSLLLYKVNRYDVRGKELLHINAKYYSVDVTLRNLLVGNASRDTGHILENIVFLELIRRGYTVYVGQLAKGEIDFVAQKGGITEYYQVSETVLDSNTLSRELAPLEAVQDQYSKFLLTLDELNKNANYDGIQQRNVLEWLLESR; this is translated from the coding sequence ATGAAGTTAATTCAGCGCCAAGGATATCTAGATTTTTTACGGCGTAATCGAGAGCGGCCTATTATTAAGGTCGTTTCAGGCATACGCCGTTGTGGTAAATCTACATTGTTTAGGTTGTTTAAAGATGAGTTATTGGCAGATAATGTGAAGCCTGAACAGATTATTTCCATTAATTTTGAAGAATTGGAATACGAGCATTTGCGAGATTACCATGCGTTGTATCAATATATTTTAGAACGTATACAGCCTAATGAAACGAATTACATTTTTCTTGATGAAATTCAGCATGTAGATCAATTTCATCGTGTCGTAGATAGCTTGTTTGTAAAAGAGAACACAGATTTATATATTACGGGATCCAATGCATACTTTATGTCTTCTGATATCGCCACATTATTGACTGGACGATATGTGGAAATTCAGATGTTGCCATTGTCCTTCAGTGAGTTTTACCATAGCAAGTATGAGGGTAATCAGTATTCTTTGATTCCTGCCTATGAGGCCTATCTTCGTGAAAGTTCCTTCCCTTATACTCAGCAATTAGGGGGCGAAGACTTTGATATTCAAGAATATTTACGTGGATTATATAATACCTTGTTATTGCATGATGTTGTGGCTCGATTGAAAATTAATGATGTCACAATTTTACAAGATATAGTGCGGTATATTATGGCGAATATTGGTAGTTTACTTTCACCAAATAAAATAGCCAACTCTCTTGTTAGTGCAGGTCGAAAAATCGATAATAAAACTGTAGAACGGTATTTACAAGGATTACAGGATAGCTTGTTGTTATATAAGGTAAATCGCTATGACGTACGAGGTAAAGAATTACTACATATCAATGCAAAGTATTATAGTGTTGATGTAACATTACGAAATTTGCTAGTTGGGAATGCGAGTCGTGATACAGGGCATATTCTAGAAAATATCGTTTTTCTAGAGCTCATTAGACGAGGATACACCGTATATGTAGGGCAACTTGCTAAGGGTGAAATAGATTTTGTAGCACAAAAAGGGGGAATTACCGAATATTATCAAGTTAGTGAGACCGTACTTGACTCTAATACTTTGAGCCGAGAACTAGCACCGCTTGAGGCGGTACAAGACCAATACTCTAAGTTTTTGCTCACCTTAGATGAACTAAATAAAAATGCCAACTACGACGGAATTCAACAACGAAATGTTTTAGAATGGTTGTTAGAGAGTCGTTAA
- a CDS encoding lactate utilization protein: protein MANTETTINAVIHPKYNDTPIDIEKTIKALERNNFVVHYFETGTEAISYLKGRIQNKRVAIGDSHTLLELKVHDVLAQVNDDITDIQRPLPGESFRDTALRTMGRDVFLTSVNALAQTGEMVNIDGTGNRVAASLFGSQEVFFVLGINKITPDLASAIYRARNIAAPLNSKKNKKSSLNPCATLEEKCYDCGSPDRICNALTIYYKKMRNMQTMEVIIINESLGF from the coding sequence ATGGCGAATACAGAGACAACGATCAACGCTGTTATACATCCAAAATACAATGACACACCTATAGACATAGAGAAAACAATTAAAGCCTTGGAACGCAATAATTTTGTAGTCCATTATTTCGAAACAGGTACTGAAGCTATTTCCTATTTAAAAGGTCGTATTCAAAATAAACGTGTAGCCATCGGTGATTCTCACACCTTATTGGAGCTCAAGGTTCATGATGTCTTAGCCCAGGTCAACGATGATATAACAGATATTCAACGTCCCCTTCCTGGTGAAAGCTTCCGCGACACCGCATTGCGCACCATGGGACGTGATGTATTTCTCACCTCTGTAAATGCTCTTGCTCAAACGGGGGAAATGGTCAATATTGATGGTACGGGCAATCGTGTTGCAGCCTCTTTATTCGGCTCTCAAGAGGTATTTTTTGTGCTAGGCATCAACAAAATCACGCCAGATTTAGCTTCCGCCATCTATCGCGCACGCAATATAGCCGCTCCGCTCAACAGTAAAAAGAATAAAAAGAGCTCTCTCAATCCATGTGCTACATTAGAAGAAAAATGCTATGACTGTGGTTCTCCGGATCGTATATGCAATGCATTAACCATTTACTATAAAAAGATGCGCAATATGCAAACCATGGAAGTCATCATCATTAATGAATCTTTAGGTTTCTAA